A single window of Desulfuromonas sp. TF DNA harbors:
- a CDS encoding NUDIX domain-containing protein: MDYTKQHIKTSVVACVIDAEERVLLTRRCIHPFCDQWVMPGGKIDLGEPILAALHREVKEEVGIEIHVEGLIDVFEHLEVGKRSDHFVILYYRTTPLTFDLTPNGQECTEASWVPKERLPDFDIPAGTRHILSKVFPELGWGNGAPPERTAESEIPGGFKPPGP; the protein is encoded by the coding sequence ATGGACTACACCAAACAGCATATAAAGACCTCGGTGGTCGCCTGCGTCATCGATGCCGAAGAGCGGGTCCTTCTGACTCGACGCTGCATACATCCGTTCTGCGACCAGTGGGTGATGCCGGGGGGGAAGATCGACCTGGGGGAGCCGATCCTTGCGGCTCTCCACCGCGAGGTCAAGGAGGAGGTGGGTATCGAGATCCATGTCGAGGGACTCATCGACGTGTTCGAGCACCTTGAAGTCGGGAAGAGGAGTGATCATTTCGTCATCCTCTACTATCGGACCACCCCTCTGACTTTTGACTTGACCCCCAACGGCCAGGAGTGCACCGAGGCGAGCTGGGTGCCCAAGGAACGGCTGCCGGATTTCGACATTCCGGCCGGCACCCGCCACATCCTCTCCAAGGTCTTTCCCGAGCTGGGCTGGGGCAACGGCGCTCCGCCGGAGCGCACCGCCGAAAGCGAGATCCCTGGCGGCTTCAAACCGCCCGGACCCTGA
- a CDS encoding argininosuccinate synthase, translated as MSRKGTVKKAVLAYSGGLDTSIILKWLVEEYGCEVIAFSADLGQGEELDFIPEKARKTGASKCYIEDLREEFVRDFVFPMFRANAIYEGRYFLGTSIARPLIAKKQMEIAEAEGADAVSHGATGKGNDQVRFELGYYHFDPSIHVIAPWREWDLNSRTALEEYARQHDIPVPTSKKFPWSSDRNLLHISFEGAILEDPWAEAPEEMYALTVRPEDAPDQPEYVEIEFRGGDPVAVNGERLAPAALLARLNAFGGKHGIGRVDLLENRYVGMKSRGVYETPGGTILEEAHRAVESITMDREVMHLRDSLVSRYAEMIYNGYWFAPERLALQALIDETQKTVNGMARVKLYKGHCRTVGRKSDTDSLFNVEFATFEADQVYNQADAEGFIKLNALRLRIRSMMLKNK; from the coding sequence ATGTCGCGTAAAGGTACCGTCAAAAAAGCCGTTCTCGCCTACTCCGGCGGACTCGACACCTCCATCATCCTCAAGTGGCTGGTGGAGGAATACGGGTGTGAAGTCATCGCCTTTTCCGCCGATCTCGGTCAGGGGGAAGAACTCGACTTCATCCCGGAGAAAGCCCGGAAGACCGGCGCCAGCAAGTGCTACATCGAGGATCTGCGTGAGGAATTCGTCCGCGATTTCGTCTTCCCCATGTTCCGCGCCAACGCCATCTACGAGGGACGCTATTTCCTGGGCACCTCCATCGCCCGGCCGCTCATCGCCAAGAAGCAGATGGAGATCGCCGAGGCCGAAGGGGCCGACGCCGTCTCCCACGGCGCCACCGGCAAGGGTAACGACCAGGTCCGTTTCGAACTCGGCTACTACCATTTCGACCCGAGCATCCATGTCATCGCCCCCTGGCGGGAGTGGGATCTCAACAGCCGCACGGCGTTGGAGGAGTACGCCCGTCAGCATGATATCCCGGTGCCGACCAGCAAGAAGTTCCCCTGGAGCTCGGACCGCAACCTGCTGCACATCTCCTTCGAAGGGGCGATTCTCGAAGATCCCTGGGCCGAAGCTCCGGAAGAGATGTACGCCCTGACCGTCCGCCCCGAGGACGCTCCCGACCAGCCCGAATACGTGGAAATCGAATTCAGGGGCGGAGATCCGGTGGCCGTCAACGGCGAGCGACTTGCCCCGGCGGCCCTGCTGGCCAGACTCAATGCGTTCGGCGGTAAACACGGCATCGGACGGGTCGACCTGCTGGAGAACCGATACGTCGGGATGAAGAGCCGCGGCGTTTATGAGACCCCCGGCGGCACCATCCTCGAGGAAGCGCACCGGGCGGTCGAGTCGATCACCATGGACCGCGAAGTCATGCACCTGCGCGACTCCCTGGTCTCCCGCTACGCCGAGATGATCTATAACGGCTACTGGTTCGCTCCCGAGCGCCTCGCCTTGCAGGCCCTCATCGATGAAACTCAGAAGACCGTCAACGGGATGGCCCGGGTCAAGCTCTACAAGGGGCACTGCCGCACCGTCGGACGCAAATCTGATACCGATTCCCTGTTCAACGTCGAGTTCGCCACCTTTGAAGCCGACCAGGTCTACAACCAGGCCGACGCCGAAGGTTTCATCAAGCTCAATGCCCTGCGCCTGCGCATCCGCAGCATGATGCTTAAGAACAAGTGA
- a CDS encoding RDD family protein has product MTITCPHCGFFRDVDSDRIPSRATRASCPRCRKSFPLPRGMVAAPVFGPAEPELQSEAEEVPHPSPTTLPKAGFWIRMIAAIVDWVLVTAVEVTLGLLLGLATARFDGGLNGSGQSMISIVIWLFGTVLTVAYYVFFTGYCGQTPGKMALRIKVIRTNGMEIGYGKAALREVLGKFVSVILLGIGYLMVAFDLQKQGLHDKIADTYVIKL; this is encoded by the coding sequence ATGACCATCACCTGCCCCCATTGCGGTTTTTTCCGGGATGTCGATTCTGACCGGATTCCCTCTCGGGCAACCCGGGCGAGCTGCCCACGATGCCGGAAGAGCTTTCCTCTGCCCCGCGGGATGGTAGCAGCTCCGGTATTCGGGCCAGCTGAACCGGAACTGCAGTCGGAGGCGGAAGAAGTTCCGCACCCCTCGCCGACGACGCTCCCGAAGGCCGGGTTCTGGATCAGGATGATTGCCGCTATTGTAGACTGGGTGCTGGTCACGGCGGTCGAGGTCACGCTCGGTCTGTTGCTGGGACTGGCGACCGCCCGTTTCGACGGCGGCCTGAACGGGTCGGGACAAAGCATGATCTCCATTGTCATCTGGCTTTTCGGCACGGTGCTGACTGTGGCGTACTACGTCTTCTTTACCGGTTATTGCGGCCAGACTCCCGGAAAGATGGCCCTTCGGATCAAGGTAATCCGCACCAACGGCATGGAAATCGGGTACGGCAAGGCCGCCCTGCGGGAGGTCCTCGGAAAATTCGTCTCGGTAATCCTTCTCGGCATCGGCTATCTCATGGTAGCCTTCGACCTTCAGAAACAGGGGCTGCACGACAAGATAGCCGACACGTATGTCATAAAACTCTAG
- the hslU gene encoding ATP-dependent protease ATPase subunit HslU produces MNNFTPREIVSELDRYIIGQKGAKRAVAVALRNRWRRRQVPPELRDEIAPKNIIMIGPTGVGKTEIARRLAKLAQAPFVKVEASKFTEVGYVGRDVESMVRDLLELAIIMVKEEEAQKVRIKAEDHAEERLLDLLFPGEATGSAETEGEGETREAKREATREKLRKLLRMGELDNRFVEVETQEVKMPMMEVFTPQGSEEMGINFKEMFGNLFPKKTKRRRMKVSEARELLIDSEAEKLVDMDKVHTLAKERTEDSGIIFIDEIDKIASREGGHGPEVSREGVQRDILPIVEGSTVNTKYGPVKTDHILFVAAGAFHVAKPSDLIPELQGRFPIRVELENLGEEEFVRILTEPKNALIRQYTALMATEEIELDFKEDAIHEIARTAALVNERTENIGARRLHTIMEKLLEDLSFEAPERREKRIDIDAAYVRDRLAEIVQDEDLSRYIL; encoded by the coding sequence GTGAATAATTTTACTCCCAGAGAGATTGTCTCCGAACTGGACCGCTACATCATCGGCCAGAAAGGGGCCAAACGGGCCGTAGCGGTGGCCCTGCGCAACCGCTGGCGCCGCCGGCAGGTCCCCCCGGAGCTGCGCGACGAGATCGCCCCCAAGAACATCATCATGATCGGCCCCACCGGTGTGGGGAAGACAGAGATCGCTCGGCGCCTCGCCAAGCTCGCCCAGGCTCCCTTCGTCAAGGTCGAGGCAAGCAAATTCACCGAGGTCGGCTATGTCGGCCGCGACGTCGAAAGCATGGTTCGCGACCTCTTGGAACTGGCCATCATCATGGTCAAGGAGGAAGAGGCGCAGAAGGTACGGATCAAGGCCGAGGACCATGCCGAAGAGCGCCTGCTCGACCTCCTTTTCCCCGGAGAAGCCACCGGCTCCGCCGAAACCGAAGGCGAAGGCGAAACCCGGGAGGCTAAACGGGAGGCCACAAGGGAGAAGCTGCGCAAGCTGCTGCGGATGGGAGAGCTCGACAATCGTTTCGTGGAGGTGGAAACCCAGGAAGTGAAGATGCCGATGATGGAGGTCTTCACTCCCCAGGGGAGCGAGGAGATGGGGATCAACTTCAAGGAGATGTTCGGCAATCTCTTCCCCAAGAAGACCAAGCGCCGCCGGATGAAGGTGTCCGAGGCCAGGGAGCTTCTCATCGACTCCGAGGCCGAGAAGCTGGTGGACATGGACAAGGTGCATACCCTGGCCAAGGAGCGCACCGAGGACAGCGGCATCATCTTCATCGACGAGATCGACAAGATCGCCAGCCGCGAGGGGGGACACGGGCCCGAGGTCTCCCGAGAGGGGGTTCAGCGGGACATCCTTCCCATCGTCGAAGGGAGCACGGTGAACACCAAATACGGTCCGGTCAAGACCGACCACATCCTCTTCGTCGCCGCCGGGGCGTTTCATGTCGCCAAGCCGAGCGATCTGATCCCGGAGCTGCAGGGCCGCTTCCCGATCCGGGTCGAGCTGGAGAACCTGGGGGAAGAGGAGTTCGTCCGCATCCTGACCGAGCCGAAGAATGCGCTGATCCGCCAATATACGGCCCTGATGGCCACGGAGGAGATCGAGCTGGACTTCAAGGAAGACGCCATCCACGAGATCGCCCGCACCGCCGCCCTGGTCAACGAGCGCACCGAGAATATCGGCGCCCGGCGCCTGCACACGATCATGGAAAAGCTTCTGGAAGACCTCTCCTTCGAAGCGCCCGAGCGGCGGGAGAAGAGGATCGATATAGACGCCGCCTACGTGCGCGACCGCCTGGCCGAGATCGTTCAGGATGAGGATCTTTCGCGGTACATACTTTAA
- a CDS encoding hybrid sensor histidine kinase/response regulator has translation MQLEIGEELRLQQETDERCILVVDDEAVIRDLCTRILKGYRIFQAADGDEALAILARHPVDVILTDVMMPHMSGLELLHSVKEKSPNQAVVIMTGYADKETILRALKADADDFISKPINLLELKTTIDRVLEKKILKEELLHLKRSDRLKSDFLGLISHKLKTPVTAISLFIQNLARGIGDPDDPAFQSTLSLILEESDYLTYLIQDLLYYSEAILQEGPPQLSMINLRNLAESVLASSRDAAAAQGITVTSSLQGEYPSMELDRQRIDFALKAVLDNAVKFTPEGGTVSLSGEVSTDSVQLIIRDTGRGILPAELPKIFEKFYQIDPGNTGQVRGFGLGLFYTREFIQSHGGRIHLESEPGRGTTVTLVLPRQ, from the coding sequence TTGCAACTGGAAATCGGGGAAGAACTCAGGCTGCAGCAGGAAACAGATGAGAGGTGCATCCTGGTCGTCGACGACGAAGCCGTCATCCGGGACCTCTGCACCAGGATCCTGAAAGGCTACAGGATCTTCCAGGCTGCCGACGGCGATGAAGCGCTTGCGATTCTCGCCCGGCACCCCGTGGACGTGATCCTCACCGACGTCATGATGCCCCACATGAGCGGACTCGAACTCCTGCATTCCGTCAAGGAAAAATCGCCAAATCAGGCAGTGGTCATCATGACCGGCTACGCCGATAAGGAAACGATTCTTCGCGCCCTCAAGGCTGATGCCGACGATTTCATCAGCAAGCCGATCAACCTCCTGGAGCTGAAAACGACCATTGACAGGGTCCTTGAGAAGAAAATCCTCAAGGAGGAACTGCTTCATCTCAAGCGTTCAGACCGCCTCAAATCCGACTTTCTCGGCCTTATTTCCCACAAGCTCAAGACCCCCGTTACGGCCATCTCCCTGTTCATCCAGAACCTTGCCCGCGGCATCGGGGATCCTGATGATCCGGCCTTTCAGTCGACGCTCTCTCTTATCCTCGAGGAATCCGACTACCTGACATACCTGATCCAGGACCTTCTTTATTACAGCGAGGCCATTCTGCAGGAAGGTCCGCCCCAACTGAGTATGATCAATCTCAGGAATCTGGCCGAGTCTGTTCTGGCCTCCTCGCGAGACGCCGCCGCCGCACAGGGAATCACCGTCACCAGTTCCCTGCAAGGGGAGTACCCTTCGATGGAACTCGATCGACAAAGGATCGATTTCGCCCTCAAGGCGGTGCTGGACAATGCCGTCAAGTTCACTCCCGAAGGAGGCACCGTTTCGCTCTCGGGAGAGGTTTCGACCGATTCCGTGCAACTGATCATCCGGGACACGGGAAGAGGGATACTCCCAGCTGAACTGCCGAAAATCTTCGAAAAATTCTATCAAATCGATCCCGGCAATACAGGCCAGGTGCGCGGGTTCGGCCTGGGACTTTTCTATACCCGTGAATTCATTCAGAGCCATGGCGGACGAATTCACCTGGAGAGCGAGCCAGGCCGGGGGACGACCGTGACGCTGGTGCTGCCCCGACAATAG
- a CDS encoding acetylornithine transaminase, whose translation MKDSQQWIDRAEKVIMKTYGRYPIVPVRGEGSVLWDADGRRYLDFLAGVAVNNLGHCHPKVVKAIQEQAARLIHCSNYYHIPQQIELAELLCDRSFADRAFFCNSGAEANEAAIKLARKYSREKFGPERYEIITAAESFHGRTMATVSATGQEKVQRFFDPLLHGFKHVPFNDTQAIAAAVSANTCAVMLEPIQGEGGVNVPDADYLRQVREICDRHDLLLILDEVQTGLGRTGRLFAHEHFGVAPDIMTLAKALAGGAPIGAMLAKEEYAAAFTPGTHGSTFGGNPLMASAALAAVNVILEEGLLENAVAMGAYLTGELEKLKSRYSFVTGVRGIGLMVGMGLSVPAGDIVKKGHERGVLLNVTHDTVLRFVPPLTVTRAEIDEMIGILDGILAEI comes from the coding sequence ATGAAAGACTCACAGCAGTGGATTGACCGGGCCGAGAAGGTCATCATGAAGACCTACGGGCGCTACCCGATCGTTCCGGTGCGGGGCGAGGGGTCGGTGCTCTGGGACGCCGACGGCAGGCGCTATCTCGACTTTCTTGCCGGAGTAGCGGTCAACAATCTGGGGCACTGCCACCCGAAGGTGGTCAAGGCCATACAGGAGCAGGCGGCTAGGCTTATCCACTGCTCCAACTACTATCACATCCCTCAGCAGATCGAACTCGCCGAGCTTCTCTGCGACCGCAGTTTTGCCGACCGGGCGTTTTTCTGCAACAGCGGGGCCGAGGCCAACGAGGCGGCGATCAAACTCGCCCGCAAGTACAGCCGGGAAAAGTTCGGCCCCGAGCGCTACGAGATCATCACCGCCGCCGAGTCGTTCCACGGCCGCACCATGGCCACCGTCTCGGCCACCGGACAGGAGAAGGTGCAGCGTTTCTTCGACCCGCTGCTGCACGGCTTCAAGCACGTTCCCTTCAACGACACGCAGGCCATCGCGGCAGCGGTCAGCGCCAATACCTGCGCCGTCATGCTCGAGCCGATCCAGGGAGAAGGCGGTGTCAACGTTCCGGATGCCGACTATCTACGGCAGGTACGCGAAATCTGCGACCGGCACGACCTGCTGCTGATCCTCGACGAGGTGCAGACCGGCCTCGGACGGACCGGCAGACTCTTCGCCCACGAGCATTTCGGCGTCGCTCCCGATATCATGACCCTGGCCAAGGCACTGGCCGGCGGCGCCCCCATCGGCGCCATGCTGGCGAAGGAGGAATACGCGGCCGCCTTCACCCCCGGCACCCACGGCTCCACCTTCGGCGGCAATCCGTTGATGGCCTCCGCGGCGCTGGCGGCGGTGAACGTCATCCTGGAGGAGGGGTTGCTGGAGAACGCCGTCGCCATGGGCGCCTACCTGACCGGTGAACTGGAGAAGCTGAAGAGTCGTTATTCTTTCGTCACCGGGGTGCGCGGCATCGGGCTGATGGTCGGCATGGGGCTCTCCGTTCCCGCCGGCGACATCGTCAAAAAGGGACATGAGCGCGGCGTCCTCCTCAACGTCACCCACGACACCGTGCTTCGCTTCGTGCCGCCGCTCACGGTAACCCGCGCGGAAATAGACGAGATGATCGGTATCCTCGACGGCATCTTGGCTGAAATATAA
- the argB gene encoding acetylglutamate kinase, whose amino-acid sequence MQELINKAKVLMEALPYIKRFADKTIVIKYGGNAMVEERLKEGFARDIILMKYIGLNPVVVHGGGPQIGRVLKEMGRESRFVQGMRVTDSETMDVVEMVLGGKVNKEIVGNINRHGGRAVGLSGKDGGLILARKLEMKAVNPDTLTPEIIDVGMVGEVESVHPAIIDALEKSNFIPVIAPIGVGLAGETYNINADLVAGRVAGALRAEKLILLTDVEGVKDKDGRLISTIDVSRVPDLINDGTISGGMIPKVNCCVDAIGEGVTKTHIIDGRMEHACLLEIFTDKGIGTAIARF is encoded by the coding sequence ATGCAGGAACTGATCAACAAGGCCAAGGTGCTGATGGAGGCGCTGCCGTACATCAAGCGCTTCGCCGACAAGACCATCGTCATCAAGTACGGCGGCAACGCCATGGTCGAGGAGCGGCTCAAGGAAGGGTTCGCCAGGGACATCATCCTGATGAAGTACATCGGGCTCAACCCTGTGGTGGTGCACGGCGGCGGACCGCAGATCGGCAGGGTCCTCAAAGAGATGGGCAGGGAGTCGCGCTTCGTCCAGGGGATGCGGGTCACCGATTCCGAAACGATGGACGTGGTGGAGATGGTGCTCGGCGGCAAGGTCAACAAGGAGATCGTCGGCAACATCAATCGCCACGGCGGCAGGGCGGTCGGCCTCTCCGGCAAGGACGGAGGTCTCATCCTGGCCCGCAAGCTGGAGATGAAGGCGGTCAATCCGGATACCCTCACTCCGGAGATCATCGACGTGGGCATGGTCGGCGAGGTCGAGTCGGTGCATCCGGCCATTATCGACGCACTGGAAAAGAGCAACTTTATTCCGGTCATCGCCCCCATAGGCGTCGGCCTGGCAGGCGAAACCTACAACATCAACGCCGACCTTGTCGCCGGAAGGGTGGCCGGAGCGCTACGGGCGGAAAAACTCATCCTCCTCACCGATGTCGAAGGGGTGAAGGACAAGGATGGGCGCCTGATCTCCACCATCGACGTGTCCCGGGTGCCGGACCTGATCAACGACGGCACCATCTCCGGCGGCATGATCCCCAAGGTCAACTGCTGCGTCGACGCCATCGGGGAGGGAGTCACCAAGACCCATATCATCGACGGCCGCATGGAGCATGCCTGTCTGCTGGAGATCTTTACGGACAAGGGGATCGGAACGGCAATTGCGCGGTTCTGA
- the argF gene encoding ornithine carbamoyltransferase: protein MKKDFLSLSDWSRDDLEAIFDLTRDLKSRQKRGEPHPLLRGKTLGMIFEKSSTRTRVSFEVGMYHLGGHALFLSSGTTQIGRGEPIKDTGRVMSRYVDGIMIRTYSQEGVEELAHWSGIPVINGLTDLFHPCQVMADLFTVIEHKSDYRNLTYCWIGDGNNMANSWINAAAVFGFELKVATPGGYAPNPEVVERARQAGAKITYTADPLEAARGAHVLNTDVWASMGMEAEQKEREKAFVGFQINGDTLRVADSACIVLHCLPAHRGEEIADEVIESPHSVVFDEAENRLHVQKAILATLMG, encoded by the coding sequence GTGAAAAAAGACTTTCTCTCCCTCTCCGACTGGAGCCGTGACGACCTCGAGGCGATTTTCGATCTGACCCGCGACCTCAAGTCCAGGCAGAAACGGGGAGAGCCCCATCCTCTCCTGCGGGGCAAGACCCTCGGGATGATCTTCGAGAAGAGTTCGACCCGCACCCGTGTCTCCTTCGAAGTCGGGATGTACCATTTGGGGGGGCATGCCCTCTTCCTTTCATCGGGGACCACCCAGATCGGCCGGGGGGAGCCGATCAAAGACACCGGCCGGGTCATGTCCCGGTACGTCGACGGAATCATGATCCGCACCTACTCCCAGGAAGGTGTGGAGGAGCTGGCACACTGGTCCGGAATCCCGGTGATCAACGGCCTCACAGACCTCTTTCACCCTTGTCAGGTCATGGCGGATCTGTTCACCGTCATCGAGCACAAGAGCGATTACCGCAACCTGACCTACTGTTGGATCGGCGACGGCAACAACATGGCCAACAGCTGGATCAATGCCGCCGCCGTCTTCGGCTTCGAACTGAAGGTCGCCACCCCCGGGGGATACGCCCCGAACCCGGAGGTGGTCGAGCGCGCCCGGCAGGCAGGAGCGAAAATCACCTACACCGCCGACCCGCTTGAAGCTGCGCGCGGAGCCCACGTCCTCAACACCGACGTATGGGCCAGCATGGGGATGGAAGCCGAGCAGAAAGAACGTGAAAAGGCCTTTGTGGGCTTCCAGATCAACGGCGACACCCTCCGAGTGGCCGATTCCGCCTGCATCGTGCTGCACTGCCTCCCCGCCCACCGGGGGGAGGAGATCGCCGACGAAGTCATCGAAAGCCCCCACTCGGTGGTCTTCGACGAAGCGGAAAACCGGCTGCACGTGCAGAAGGCGATCTTGGCGACATTAATGGGTTGA
- the hslV gene encoding ATP-dependent protease subunit HslV — MFRGTTILCVRKNGSVALAGDGQVTMGNTVMKHTARKIRRMHDDKVLAGFAGSTADAFTLFEKFEAKLQEFRGNLSRSAVALAKDWRTDRILRKLEALLIVADKETTLVLSGAGDVIEPDDGVASIGSGGPFALAAARSLVAHSPLSAREIAEESMKIASEICIYTNDRILVEELT, encoded by the coding sequence ATGTTTCGGGGAACCACCATCCTTTGTGTGCGAAAGAACGGCAGCGTTGCCCTTGCCGGAGACGGTCAGGTGACCATGGGCAACACGGTCATGAAACACACGGCGCGCAAGATCCGGCGCATGCATGACGATAAGGTGCTGGCGGGATTTGCCGGGAGTACCGCCGACGCATTCACACTGTTCGAAAAATTCGAGGCCAAGCTCCAGGAATTCCGCGGAAACCTGTCGCGGTCCGCGGTGGCGCTGGCCAAGGACTGGCGCACCGACCGCATCCTGCGCAAACTCGAAGCCCTGCTGATCGTGGCGGACAAGGAAACCACTCTGGTGCTGTCGGGAGCGGGGGACGTGATCGAACCCGACGACGGGGTCGCCTCCATCGGTTCGGGAGGCCCTTTCGCCCTGGCCGCGGCCCGCTCCCTGGTCGCGCATTCTCCTCTCTCGGCCCGGGAGATCGCCGAAGAGTCGATGAAGATCGCCTCCGAAATCTGCATCTACACCAATGACCGGATTCTGGTCGAGGAACTGACGTGA